From the genome of Cytophagales bacterium WSM2-2:
TCACCTCTCATCTGTCATTTTCCCAGGCGGGGTATAAAATTGATTTCAAAGTCAAAGGATGGAAAGACACCGTTGTCTGGTTAGGTTCTTATTATAAAGGAGCCACGTACATCAAAGACACAGCACGCGTTGATAAAGACGGAGCATTCACGTTCGAGAGCAGTAAGTCGTTGGAACAAGGTGTTTATTTTTTGGTCAAAAAAACAGGTCAAAACAATATCAGAGTTTTTGAATTTGTTATCGGACACAATCAGAAGTTCGGACTGGAAACCGCTGCACCAGACTATGTACTCCAAATGAAAGTGAAAGGCGATGATGACAACAAGCTCTTTTTTGAGAACATCAATTTTTCAATCGAACGCGGCAAAGAAGCTCAGCCTTTCATTTCCATTCTGAGAGACAGTACTGTAAAAGAAGATCAGAAAAAAGCAGCGCACGAAGGATACTCCAGGATAAGTGAAAAAGTGATGAAATACCAACGCGACTTGATTGCAAAAAATCCGTCCACGGTCACTGCACGAATGCTCAATGTATTCTTGCCCATCGTTGTTCCGGATCCTCCGAAAAAAGCAAACGGAAACATTGACTCCACATTTCAATTGAGGTACTACCAACAGCACTATTTTGACAATTTCGATTTGTCTGACGATCTCCTGTTCCGCCTGCCTCAGTTTCTTTATAAAGAAAGGATAAAAGAATACCTGGAAAAGATCACTGCTCCTCAACCAGATTCGGTGACCAAAGCAGTCAAATTCATGGTGGCAAAGACGAAGAAAAACCAGGAAGCTTTTGGTTTCGTGGTGTGGAATAGTTTGATCATGTATCAACTACCTGAGATCATGGGACTGGACGAAGTGTTTGTCAATCTTTACGATTTGTATTTCGCTAATGGTGAAATGGATTTCATGACTCCGGCCACAAGCAAAGAGCAATTTAAAAACTGGGCTGACAAAGTCCGCTCATCCATGATTGGCCGCAAAGGTTCGAACCTGATAATGCTGGACGAAAATTTGCAGCCACGCTCCATGTACGACATCAAAGAGAAGTATACGATCCTATTTATTTTCCTCCCGTCATGCAGCCATTGTCGCGCAGAAACACCTAAGCTGCTGCAATTCTATAATGAAAATAAAACCAAACTGAATCTTCAAGTATTTGCCGTTGCTACGGATAGCTCGATGAAGCAAATGCGCGAATTCATTAAAGAGTTCAAGACTCCATGGATTACCGTGAACGGGCCACGAAGCTATAACAAAGTTCATTTTACCAGGTTGTATCATTTTGATACAACACCAATGATCTACGTGTTGGACGAGAAGAAAAACATAATTGCCAAGAAATTAGAAGCTGCTCAATTGGAGGGATTCCTGACCAGGCATGAAAAAATGGTACAGACCAAAAAGGCCAAGACAGGGCCGTGATTTTATAACAAATGCTCCAGAAATGGACTGATGCCCCCTTCAAATACTAACCGTTTCGGTAAAAACATGATCCGTTAAATCTTTGTAATTATTCATTGGACAAGAATAATGACTACTTGGTCTTTTGGCTACAATCCGGAATCGATCCGTCTCGGTTTCCATTGAATTGATATGGCAAATTTGCCAATTATTGGAAGCTACGCTTCAAAAGGGGCCTCTTACCCACTTCAGAAGTACCCCCACCCACTTCAAACATAAACCAATTCACCAAAAAGATGAAACGGTTCAGTACGAAGGTGAAATGGTTTAGCTCTGAGGTGAACTGCCGGGGTTTTGAGGTACCCAAGTTCATCTAATAGCTGAACCGTTGGGTTCCAAAGATGAACCATTTCACCCCGGAGGTGAACTGATCCATCAAAAAGGTGAAGTGATGAGTATAAATGCTCCGAAAGAGCCACACTCAAACCGATTTAATTTTTACGGTCCTTTAACAATGCTAATAGATTTGAGAGATCTCCTTCAAAAATAAAAGTCTTCAGTTCCAGCGTTTTGGTTTCACCACTTTTTAGATCAATTGCCGGATCGGCATGATGGCAGCTGCGCTCGGGATTCGTCCACAGGTTGCCAGTCTCTTTGGTAAAAGTTGCTGCCACCCATTTTTTGTCTTGCGACAGTGTGGCAATGACTGGTAGATCGGCTTTTCTTGATTTGTAATATCGTGTGATGTTACCGTCTTTTTCAACTCTCTTTTCAGCAACCGGCCAGGTGTACGAAACCAGGTAGCGGCAAGGAAGCCAGTTATTCATTGTAAGCCGTTCGGGAGTTTCAGAGGCTATCAATTCAAATCCATCGGTGTGGTGAACATAAGTTCTCTCGAGCAAATTGTCTGAGAAAAGTGAATACAACTTCACACAAGTCACAGCCTGTAAATTACTATACGAAATATCGGAGTGATTGGTGAGCTGATACTTTATCCTGATTCCATCCGGTTCCATGATAGCTATAGCCACCATTTTAACCCGGTTCATTAACTCCGTTTCGTAAGTGAATGTGTTACCGGCTTCTTTCCAAACCGGTTTTGTCATCTGGCGGTTGCGGTCGGTATTCAAATACAGATGCTCCACTTGCTTTGTCTTTTCATTGAGGCCAGTAACATGTTCAGGGAATTCGATCTCAATTCCACGATCGGAATCAGGTTGACCCGGTAATAAAACTTTTAATAAAGGAATGTCTTTTTGAACTACGATGAGTTTTAAGGCTTTTGACTGAGCGATGAGGGAACCGCTCTCTAAAACGATAATGAATAGTAACAACAGTCTATACTTTGAAGAATTCATAGTAGAAACAAGGGGTACGTAAAATTACTTAAGATAAATGTTACGGGGAAAAACCCATATTTCTTCGGGGAAATTCCCGTATCCTTCTGTATAGTAAAATACCCTTCTTATTCTACTTTTACTTCTCCTCTTCGACTATGAAAACCGGTTGGACTGTAGTTTGTCTGTTGTTGTGCATCGCAGCGTTTGGTCAGAACGAGAAGAAGCAGACTGCGTTGAGTAAAAAAGAAATTGCCAAGATCGATCAGGAAACGAAGGTACAGCCCGTATTCGAGTTCGATTCGATACGTGTGGAGCTGTACCACGGAGAGGAGCGGTTTGCCATTCTGCCTGCTTATCTCAAAAGCCAGGTCAACGAAAAGTACATTCTCTCTACGGAACTTTCGGCAGATACCCTACGAGGGAATAAAACGCTGTTGCGCATTTTGCTGTACATGAAGTTTCCCGGAGGATAGGTACGTTGACAGCGTTCAGGCTAACTCAGAAGAGTGAATCTGAAAATAATTTGAAAGAAGATTGAGGTGCGTATTTCCAAAACAGCGAAGGCTCGAAAACTTCCAGTTCCATCAAAAGCAGCTTGCCATTGGAAACGACTCCGTCAACGCGGGCATAAGGCAACGGTTCGCTGACCTTGTTTACAATTTTCTCTCCCTGCTGAATTAAATCGGGAGATGGTGTGAATGCCGCTACAGTTCCGCCCAACTCAGTCTGCACCCGGAAGTCATCTTGTTTCGGTTTTTTCACCACGGCATGACTATACTTTTTATTCAAATAGATCAGTGAAACCTCACCTTGCTCCAGAACCTCAGGCGAAAACTTTTGAATAATTGTATCCGCGAGTTGAACGCTGTCGTCCAGGGTTTGCTGCGCTCCATTCAATGAATGTAATGATGTTACCCAGGTACCTCGTGCCCCGGCAGAAACTGCAGGCTTCACCACCACTTTCTCCCAGCCATTCTTTTCCATCACTGATTTCAGTTCAATTCGTTCACTTTGTCTGACAAGGATCGCTTGAGGAATCTCAACACCTTTCGCTTGCAGCTCGAACAAGTACTGTTTGTGCATATTCCATTCGATAATCTTAAGTGAGTTGATGAATGGAAGGCTTTGTGTCTTCATCTCGGCAAGCCATGCGCTGAATTCAACGGGTTTCTTATGATAATTCCAGCACGAGCGAAAGATGATCTTGTCGTATAATCTCCAGTTTGCCCCGATGTCCCATGGTGTAGCTTCAACGATAAAGTTTTGTTGTCGGAGATAGTTCGCAAGAAGTTGATCATCGGCTGTGATATCAGGAAAGTTGCTGGAAGTAATGAAGGCGATTTTGAAATCAGGCATTGGAGTCAGTCCGAAAGTCTTACATCTGTATTATTTCATGTAGCCGGCTTCGATCCAGGCTTTCACTCCGTGTTTTAGCAGGGCAGCGAGTTCTTTTTGGTTGACATGCTCTTCCTTTTTGAAATGGAAGCAGGTTTTTCCCTTCAGGCATTTAATCAGCGTGGGCGCCATTTTTTTGATCTCGTCTGTTTTGTAGTAGGCAGGGAAGAAATAAAACACGACTGAATCTTTTCGCTGTGCCACAGAGGCGAAATACATCCCCGGAACTATTTTTTTGTCGTAGCCGTACGGTACAGGTTTGTTACCCATCAACTCGATAGCCTGTTTTTTAGTATCAATCTTGCTCACCATTGGTGGAGATACTTTTTTCAGCGCACTCTCCAGGATCAGGAAAATCGCCTCCCGGGTTTCTGATGTGATTGGCATATTAATTCACTATGATTTCATCCGCAAACAACCATGCTGCCTTGCCTTCGCCTTTGTGGCCAGGAGGGCAGACACCAAGATTCTTTGCCGTCACACGAATAAATTTCACTTTTTGGTCCTTGAAAGAAACTGAAAAATCTTTCAGGATAATGTTCTTGTCATCAACCGAAATGGTGTTGCTCTTGTTCCCTACTTCGGTAAATGATTTTCCGTCTGCCGACACTTCAAACTTAACTGACTGCGGCATGAAGATCCAGGCGCGGTAATTTTGTAGACACCCGATCGTAACCTGATGAATGTTCTTCTCTTCACCCAAATCTATAGTGGCGATCAAATCATTTTTATTGAACGCATGCCATGATTTCCCGTGCGTAATTGTTCCCCGGATGCCGTCCGTCAATGAATTCGGTCCATCGGCTTTATATGACTGGCTGTTGGGATTGACATAAGTCACGTCTCTCCCTATGGCCTTATGAATTGAAAAGGATTGTTCGTTAGCTGCAGGACTTACAACTCTGCCGCCCACAACAGTCACTGCTTTGATCGTCATCGTTGTGTCGATATTAAATTCCCCTGCATATTTCTTACCGGAAGCGGTCGGAACTGATCCGTCAGTGGTGTAGAAAATTTCTCCGTTAAAAGTTTCTGAAAACATTGACACCTTCAGCTTTCCATCTTTCGCAACAGGTTTGATGTCTACTTTAAAATTTCCTTTGCTGTAGTGTAGGCCTTTCTGTTCAAAGGCCGTGAAATGCGATTGCAATCGCTGATTGAATCCACTCCAATCGCGCGTTGATTTGGGGCTCCATACAACTTCTCCCAAGGCCAGCATACGTGGCAGTACCATATACTCTACATGTTCTGCCGTTGTGATAAATTCTGTCCAGAGGTTAGCTTGCGCACCGAGCACATACTTACCTTCCTCATCGCTGAGCTCTTTCGGAATAGGCTCATAGTCGTAAACTCTCTTCAGCGTATTGAAACCTCCGATGGCGTAAGGTTCCGTTTCCGGGTCTCCCTGGTAGTGATCGAAGTAACATGGTGTGCCGGGTGTCATAACAACATTGTGTTTCATTTTTGCCGCCTCAATCCCACCCTTCTCTCCACGCCAGCTCATCACCGTAGCATCGGGAGCGAGCCCTCCTTCGAGGATCTCATCCCAGCCAATCATTTTCTTGTTTTTACTGATAAGGAATTTCTCAATCCGCTTAATGAAATAACTCTGAAGTTCATCTTCGTCTTTAAGATTCTCCGCTTTGATCCTGGCCTGGCAGCGTTCGCATTTTTTCCACGGACCTTTCTCTACCTCATCACCGCCAATGTGGACGTACGATGAAGGAAAGAGTGTAATCACTTCACTCAACACATCCTGAATAAAATTAAAAGACTCGTCATTGCCTGCGCAAAAATTGGAAGCCGCATCAGTGTAGTCACCACCGGTGAGTGGCAATTGAGGTTTTTGAGTGCAACTCAGCTGAGGATATGACGCAAACACCGCAGCAGAGTGTCCGGGCATCTCTATTTCAGGAACAACAGTGATGTTTCGCTTTCGCGCATATTCTACAATTTCTTTGATTTGCTCTTGTGTATAGTAACCACCATACGTTGGAAGATCACCGGGCTTGGCAATTTTTCGTTCGCGCCAGTTAATATTCGTTTGGTCGGCACGCCATGCCCCGACTTCTGTAAGCTTGGGATATTTTTTTATTTCGATGCGCCATCCCTGATCATCGACAAGGTGCCAGTGAAAAGTATTGAACTTGTACATCGCCATCAGATCAATGTATTCTTTTATAACATCTGGCGAAAAGAAATGGCGACTCACATCCAGGTGCATCCCACGCCAGTTGAAACGAGGGTTATCTATAACTGTCATACACGGCACATTCAGCAACCGGTTAGTACGAATTGCCGGCAATGTCTGGAGAAGCGTCTGCGTTGCGTAAAAGATTCCTGCTGGTGAATTGGCGTTGATCACTATCGAAGAGCCTGACACAATTAATTCATATCCTTCCTTTCCTAAATTCTGCTTTGAGATAATGTTAAAGGAAACTGTTTTGCTCTTCGATTTAACCGGAAGTGAGATGCCGGAAATACTCCTGATCGATGAAGTGAATAACTCAGCAACATCCTTGAGGTCTTTATTTTTCTTGTCAAACTTCAGCCATGTGTTTTCATCGATTGCAAACGTACCGGGACTTGAAGTAATGCTTGCCGGTTGCGGAATGATATTTAAACTCTGTGCAAAGGATAAAGCAGGCCAACAAAGAATCAGGAATAGTTTCTTAAGCATATGACTCAAAAATTATTTTCGCGTTAGGCGCAAGGAAGCAAAAAACTTACAGGTGCTCGTTCCGTT
Proteins encoded in this window:
- a CDS encoding beta-N-acetylhexosaminidase, with the protein product MLKKLFLILCWPALSFAQSLNIIPQPASITSSPGTFAIDENTWLKFDKKNKDLKDVAELFTSSIRSISGISLPVKSKSKTVSFNIISKQNLGKEGYELIVSGSSIVINANSPAGIFYATQTLLQTLPAIRTNRLLNVPCMTVIDNPRFNWRGMHLDVSRHFFSPDVIKEYIDLMAMYKFNTFHWHLVDDQGWRIEIKKYPKLTEVGAWRADQTNINWRERKIAKPGDLPTYGGYYTQEQIKEIVEYARKRNITVVPEIEMPGHSAAVFASYPQLSCTQKPQLPLTGGDYTDAASNFCAGNDESFNFIQDVLSEVITLFPSSYVHIGGDEVEKGPWKKCERCQARIKAENLKDEDELQSYFIKRIEKFLISKNKKMIGWDEILEGGLAPDATVMSWRGEKGGIEAAKMKHNVVMTPGTPCYFDHYQGDPETEPYAIGGFNTLKRVYDYEPIPKELSDEEGKYVLGAQANLWTEFITTAEHVEYMVLPRMLALGEVVWSPKSTRDWSGFNQRLQSHFTAFEQKGLHYSKGNFKVDIKPVAKDGKLKVSMFSETFNGEIFYTTDGSVPTASGKKYAGEFNIDTTMTIKAVTVVGGRVVSPAANEQSFSIHKAIGRDVTYVNPNSQSYKADGPNSLTDGIRGTITHGKSWHAFNKNDLIATIDLGEEKNIHQVTIGCLQNYRAWIFMPQSVKFEVSADGKSFTEVGNKSNTISVDDKNIILKDFSVSFKDQKVKFIRVTAKNLGVCPPGHKGEGKAAWLFADEIIVN